GGTCAACGGCCCCTCCGCGCCCACAACTCGAAGCTGTATAAATACACCGTCGGCCGTCTCATACCGCCGAACCAAATCCAGCGTCCGCGGAAAACACGCTCCCGCCGACTCCCATAGTTTCCACTCCACACTTCGATCCTATCCTCCCTCAAGCACTCAACCAAGAACCTTTCCCCTTCCAAGTTACTCGAGGAATCCATGTGCGGCGGTGCAATCATCTTCGACTACATCCCGGCGCGGCGCCGGGTGTCCGCCGCCGACTTCTGGCCTGATTCCGAAGCCGACGCTGAGTATTCTCACGCCTCGCACACCCCTGCCCCTGAGGGAGGTAAGCAGCTCTGCTTCCGTTCCGTCTTGCTCTGTTTCTTCCTTCATTTTCTCCCGGCGACAACACGCCATCCATCCAGCGAACTGCAAACGGTCAATGGTGTGTGTGAGTGACGCTCTGCTGCCGACTGTTGTTCCCGTGCAGCGCCGCGCGCGAAGAAGGCGAAGCGTGGCCGCAAGAACCAGTACCGCGGCATCCGGCAGCGGCCGTGGGGCAAGTGGGCGGCGGAGATCCGCGACCCCGTGAAGGGCGTCCGCGTCTGGCTCGGCACGTACCCCACCGCCGAGGCCGCCGCGCGCGCGTACGACCGCGCCGCCAGGCGCATCAGGGGCGCCAAAGCCAAGGTCAACTTCCCCAACGACACCTCCTCCAGCGGCGTCACCGTGCCGACGGCCGCGTCGCctggggctgctgctgctgcactgcAGGCCCCGGCCGTTCTCCCGGCGCCCAAGGTGGAGGCGCAGGCACAGGTGTCCGACGAGGTCAAGAAGCTGTTCGAGGAGCTGATGGCCTACGAGAACTACATGAACTTCCTCGGCATCCCCTACATGGAGGGCGGGAATGCAGCTGCTGGTGCCACCaccgctgccgctgccaccgtCGCCGAAGAAGCGCAGGTGCCGGCGCCGGCCGGGCTGTGGAGCTTCGAGGACTGCAACTACCCGACGTCTCTGTCGCTCTTCACTGAATAATGAACGCGGTTTACCGTGTCTGTTTTGTTAACTCTTTTGTAAAAAGATTTCCTGCTCGGTCCTAGTCGCTGTGAGCCTGTGACGACTAAGCAACAATCGAGCTCCTGTTTTGTGTTTTGTTGAACCCATCCATTGTTTCATTTCTGTGACTGTACTCTGTCTGTAACTCGCAAGTTGAGGCATCTAATCAAGATTTGCAGTTTAACTCTGATCTTTGCTCTTCAGCAGCTCGCTGCAGAGGAATCTCTTTCATTTTGGACGTGATTGAATTGGTTTTACAGTTACAACGCGCTATTGAGTGTTGGTGGATGCATGATTCTCCCATCGGTGGATCATTTTAATATAGGTGAAAAAAAACATCGGTGGATCGTTGGGCCTTTGTAAATAGGCTTGCCATTTTAGCTGCTCATCATTTgaaatatttatattttattaTCGTACTGTTGAATTAgatactgacggattatgtaatttatttttttattggtATCCGAATATCCCATGTAACATTCTTCCGACACACTTAGCTAAACACCCCCTCACATCCGTGCCGTTGTTCCTTGCATTCCCAGAACATAAAATGCGTGCCTTCGCAGCTTCAGGAGAAAGACCCCGGGCCCCCCCGGCCGGCTAGTGAAGAAGGTTCCAATCAAACAGAGAAACACTCCAACCACAAGCGGATGCGGCTAGCCTTCTCCGGACCGTAGGATCAGGACTCAACGGAAGATGCGAGACCACGGCGCCGACGCGCCGCCGTTTCGTGGCCCGTTGTTTTGTGGTCGCGTCGTACACGGTCGTACAGCTAGCGGTCGTACACGGCGCTAGACACAGGAACAGGGCCTGCACGTTTCGCATGCGCGGTCGTTGCTTGGAGTACAGGCCAAGGCGCGTCTGGCATTTACCGTGGGCCGCCGCGGATTCGTGGGGCAGCCGCTGGTTTTTGGGCCGGCGGCGCACGCTGAAACCCAAAGGGGCCCGCATCCACCCTCCTACCTCCGTGTCTGCCGGTaagaccaagaacaagaaggaaaggCCAGCTTGGCATCTTCTGCACGCAATGACGCAACGCCACTCCTCTGGAGATGTCTGCAGTCCATACAGCGATTTCCTCTGTTTTCAGTACTCCTACTCTGGTACGTAATTCACACACCCATAtacaggggcggatccaacggtgaGGGCGAGGGGCTCAAGCTCCCCTACCCATACTAAAACAGTGGAACCTCTTGTGGAGCCCTCATAAATTTTTAGGCAAACTATGGTGTAGGGGggactgagacttaagatcgagcagcagtgttgttcagctcCCCTGAAATATTTTCTAGATCCGCCGCTGCCCATATAGTTACACTGTTAAAAACTTCACATAATAAGTTCTGAAATACTTAGTTaaatacaaaaaaaatattaGTGGATAGTAGCAATTAAATATTTATACGGGTTTAATAGGGATTCATTCACTAACAAACACTTGTCAAACTAGGAATAGTAAAAGTCAACTCTGGCAATTAGTAATTTTACTTACGGAGGGATGTACCATGTGTTGTAGCCGGTGCTGCTAGGATCATATTGGATTTTATATtgtagaaagaaagaaagaacccAAAAAAACACTATTCCAATTGAGGTTTCAACTTCCCATCTCCAACATGCGCATGAGATACTTCATGATCAACCCATAGATGTTTCTTTAGAAAACTAAGTACACAAGCAGCTATCTACATACATATACGGTCATTCATCTCTATAAAGTACTGTAAACACATGTGTATACACCTTATTCCAGTGAGCACCTACGAAGGATTGGATCGGCAACACATATGTCTCACCGTCGATACACACATTACTTACCATGAAAGAACAGTGCAGTTAAATGCtgaaaaaaatctagaaaaaatgCGAGTACCCATGTCCATGTAAGTCAAGAACTTAAACTCGAGAGTACAGGTCCAAAAGCTGCCCAGTTTACAAGCCATAGATTCCTTTACCATACCCATTCATCTTATTAAACATCTAtatgaaaaaaaatcaaattcaaataaaatcaaAATTTTCTTAAAATAATTTCCATCATAAAAGTAGAATGCAATAAATTCCACTAATTCTAAAATTCCCTTGCATCATGGCTATTGCTCGTCTATACTATTGGGGTATTACCTAGATAGTGTAAGTGGCCAAGAAGGTGCAAAGAACTAGGAAGACGAGACATAAAGTAAACAATAGAGGAAGGAAAAAAAGAATGAGGGTGACCACAAGTTcttatttgtatttttttttgcaaatagaTAGATTTATCGGATACGATTACAAGATCACAGTCATTTAACATAGGACACAACAATGATCATAACATTAATTTCTCTAATCCTAGGAGAGAGACGTGACAGTGAATGTCCTTTTTGCCCTCCAATAAAGTAGAGCTTGCATGTTAGCTCCATCCTCCTTACTATCTTGTTCGTCCTCTTGTTCTTGCACCTACATCAATGGTCGAGGTAGGGTAGGCACAGTGGAGGTGGAGGCAGAGGCGGAGGTGGGCACCATTATTAAAAGGGACACTAATGGTATAGAGTAGAGAAATGATGATACATGTAGTTGAAGAACATAGCCGTTGTAGCTATATCAGAGCCAACAGAACTAGATCAAAGGGTGCATGCCAGAACAGTAGTCCCATGTGCGTTAGGCGGTGAAATATGAGTGTTGCTAGAGCAAGGAAGATGGTGTAGCCATGTGGCACCTCACATCGAGCTATAGGCACAAAAACATGGAGAGGAAGAAGATAGGGGATGGGTCGCTGACATGTGGAGCCCAATTCAATGGAGTGAAAAATAATATATCATATCATGTATCTCTCAAATCATAGAAATTAATATTAAAATTTGTATGGTGTTCTAAGGCAAAGAATCACATGTAATGGTATTGACAAATTTAGTCACTTGTGTGAAATGGTGAATTGCACAAAACTTGGATACAGCGTACCCTGCTATGTTTCACATATGAAATGATCAATGCCACATAACTTGGATGCACCATTGATATGAATACATGCATCATGCATAGCAATGAACCAATTAAAATAACACCGTTGAGATATTTTTACTCTAGCAGATCAATCATATTAATCCAATACATAAATATTCGTTGTCCAACTACATTCTAGCTTAGTACTTTGATGACTGGCCAGTGAGTGCAGCGTAGAAGATGACGTTCCATGTGTCTGGGATACCGAAGATGCACCAGTGGGTGTAGTCGGTGCTGAAGTTGTTGCCATTATACTTTGTGGTGTGCCCGTCCTTCCTTAGTTG
This sequence is a window from Miscanthus floridulus cultivar M001 chromosome 10, ASM1932011v1, whole genome shotgun sequence. Protein-coding genes within it:
- the LOC136487565 gene encoding ethylene-responsive transcription factor ERF071-like; translated protein: MCGGAIIFDYIPARRRVSAADFWPDSEADAEYSHASHTPAPEGAPRAKKAKRGRKNQYRGIRQRPWGKWAAEIRDPVKGVRVWLGTYPTAEAAARAYDRAARRIRGAKAKVNFPNDTSSSGVTVPTAASPGAAAAALQAPAVLPAPKVEAQAQVSDEVKKLFEELMAYENYMNFLGIPYMEGGNAAAGATTAAAATVAEEAQVPAPAGLWSFEDCNYPTSLSLFTE